The following are encoded together in the Arthrobacter sp. Y-9 genome:
- the ispD gene encoding 2-C-methyl-D-erythritol 4-phosphate cytidylyltransferase, with protein sequence MTSVSRLGVVVLAAGSGQRLGFGIPKAQVLLGDEPILRHALSGVVAAGVADAIVVALPSAEAGDGDALREVVETFRAEHPGAPWSLSVVEGGATRSDSVARALTALDGVEHVLVHDAARPLVPVQVFQRVADALRAGARAVIPAIPVVDTIKQVHAGHGADAEIAPELVTGNIARETLRAVQTPQGFSLAALRAAHEDAQYLDDRQAAAITDDAMLLESRGIPVHVVAGSSYSLKITTAVDLILAEGLLEGPLAGRWVGEA encoded by the coding sequence ATGACTTCTGTTTCACGGCTCGGGGTGGTGGTCCTGGCGGCCGGCTCCGGGCAGCGCCTGGGATTCGGCATCCCCAAGGCCCAGGTCCTCCTGGGTGACGAACCGATTCTGCGGCACGCCCTGTCGGGTGTGGTCGCCGCGGGTGTCGCGGACGCGATCGTGGTCGCGCTGCCTTCCGCGGAGGCCGGCGACGGCGACGCGCTGCGGGAGGTCGTGGAGACCTTCCGCGCCGAGCACCCCGGGGCGCCGTGGAGCCTCAGCGTCGTCGAGGGCGGCGCCACCCGCTCCGATTCGGTGGCGCGCGCACTCACCGCGCTGGACGGCGTCGAGCATGTCCTGGTGCACGACGCCGCCCGTCCGCTCGTCCCGGTCCAGGTGTTCCAGCGGGTGGCCGACGCCTTGAGGGCGGGCGCCCGGGCGGTCATCCCCGCCATCCCCGTGGTGGACACCATCAAGCAGGTGCACGCAGGGCACGGCGCGGACGCGGAGATCGCCCCCGAACTCGTCACCGGCAACATCGCACGGGAGACGCTGCGCGCCGTCCAGACCCCGCAGGGCTTCAGCCTGGCCGCTCTGAGGGCAGCGCACGAGGACGCACAGTATCTCGATGACCGGCAGGCCGCCGCCATCACGGACGACGCCATGCTGCTCGAGTCCCGCGGGATCCCGGTCCACGTGGTGGCCGGTTCCAGCTACTCGCTCAAGATCACCACGGCCGTGGACCTGATCCTCGCCGAAGGCCTGCTCGAGGGTCCGCTCGCCGGCCGCTGGGTGGGTGAGGCATGA
- the cysS gene encoding cysteine--tRNA ligase — protein sequence MTLRFYDTASAQVREFQPLEPGKASLYYCGATVQGLPHVGHVRSAIAFDQLTRWLRYRGFEVTVVRNVTDIDDKILAKSAESFEDDFVPDGDRPAKEPWWALAYRYEQAFRTAYETLGVSAPSYEPRATGHIPEMHALIARLIDRGHAYAAPDGSGDVYFDVRSWPEYGSLTHQRIDDMQAATDADPRGKRDPRDFALWKGHKAGDPETAAWDSPWGRGRPGWHLECSAMVTKYLGPRFDIHGGGLDLRFPHHENELAQSTAAGDGFANFWMHNGMVTYQGEKMSKSIGNTVSPEEMLAQASPRVVRYYLGQAQYRSVLDYNPGSLAEAASAVERIDGFISRALRSQSQGNGTFGHFSYGGVPEDFAKAMDDDLNVPQALAVLHETVRAGNAALAAGDAETVRSALDSVLGMTRALGLDDVASTGASEGPALEALDALVKTQLEARAAARAAKDWAASDAIRDALAGAGVVVEDGPQGASWSLRQD from the coding sequence GTGACACTGCGTTTCTATGACACGGCCTCAGCCCAGGTCCGCGAATTCCAGCCGCTCGAGCCCGGCAAGGCGAGCCTGTACTACTGCGGCGCCACCGTCCAGGGCCTGCCCCACGTGGGACACGTCCGTTCTGCGATCGCCTTCGACCAGCTCACCCGCTGGCTCCGGTACCGGGGCTTCGAGGTCACCGTGGTCCGCAATGTCACGGACATCGACGACAAGATCCTCGCCAAATCCGCCGAATCGTTCGAGGACGATTTCGTCCCGGACGGGGACCGCCCGGCGAAGGAGCCGTGGTGGGCGCTCGCGTACCGTTACGAGCAGGCGTTTCGCACCGCGTACGAGACGCTGGGCGTGTCCGCGCCGAGCTACGAACCGCGCGCCACGGGTCACATCCCGGAGATGCACGCGCTGATCGCCCGGCTGATCGACCGCGGCCACGCCTACGCCGCCCCGGACGGCTCCGGCGACGTCTACTTCGACGTCCGTTCCTGGCCCGAGTACGGCTCGCTGACGCACCAGCGCATCGATGACATGCAGGCCGCCACCGACGCCGATCCGCGCGGCAAGCGCGACCCCCGCGACTTCGCCCTGTGGAAGGGCCACAAGGCGGGCGACCCCGAGACCGCCGCCTGGGATTCCCCCTGGGGCCGCGGACGCCCGGGATGGCACCTGGAGTGCTCGGCCATGGTCACCAAGTACCTCGGCCCCCGCTTCGACATCCACGGCGGCGGCCTGGACCTGCGCTTCCCGCACCACGAGAACGAACTGGCCCAGTCCACCGCGGCGGGTGACGGCTTCGCCAACTTCTGGATGCACAACGGCATGGTCACGTACCAGGGCGAGAAGATGTCCAAGTCGATCGGCAACACGGTCAGCCCGGAGGAGATGCTCGCCCAGGCGAGCCCCCGCGTGGTGCGCTACTACCTGGGCCAGGCGCAGTACCGTTCGGTGCTCGACTACAACCCCGGCTCGCTCGCGGAGGCCGCGTCCGCCGTCGAGCGCATCGACGGCTTCATCAGCCGCGCGCTCCGCTCGCAGTCGCAGGGGAACGGGACGTTCGGTCACTTCAGCTACGGCGGGGTGCCGGAGGACTTCGCGAAGGCCATGGACGACGATCTCAATGTGCCGCAGGCTCTCGCCGTGCTGCATGAGACCGTCCGGGCCGGCAACGCCGCCCTCGCCGCGGGGGATGCCGAGACGGTCCGGAGCGCGCTGGACTCGGTCCTGGGCATGACGCGGGCGCTGGGGCTGGACGACGTCGCCTCCACGGGCGCCTCCGAGGGGCCGGCGCTGGAGGCACTCGACGCTTTGGTGAAGACCCAGCTCGAGGCCCGGGCCGCGGCTCGTGCGGCGAAGGACTGGGCCGCTTCGGACGCCATCCGGGATGCTCTGGCAGGGGCCGGGGTGGTCGTGGAAGACGGTCCTCAGGGGGCTTCCTGGAGCCTGCGTCAGGACTGA
- a CDS encoding VOC family protein codes for MRIISVAFNTSDLRRAETFYGELLGLPVHREDDGLLVRIGSSALVLHEGPTGPGRQHLAWTIPRRQLASAKLWLSSRVTLLRNAEGQDEFDMPATWNARSLYFADPDGNILELIVRRDIPDDRDHPFTAADIQNISEAGVPVADVATTADGIRAAFGIPAYGSGSASFQPLGTVHGMLILVAPGRSWFPTGEPSGTSRLEVAIEADRDGRFSPAPGIVLTSRRGTTL; via the coding sequence ATGCGGATCATCTCAGTGGCCTTCAACACCTCCGACCTCCGGCGCGCGGAGACCTTCTATGGGGAGCTCCTCGGGCTCCCCGTCCATCGCGAGGACGACGGGCTTCTCGTCCGGATCGGCAGCTCTGCGCTGGTGCTTCACGAGGGTCCCACGGGGCCGGGCCGACAGCACCTCGCGTGGACGATCCCCCGCAGGCAGCTCGCCAGCGCGAAGCTCTGGCTCAGTTCCCGGGTCACACTGCTCCGGAACGCCGAGGGCCAGGACGAATTCGACATGCCGGCGACGTGGAACGCCCGATCGCTCTACTTCGCGGATCCTGACGGGAACATCCTGGAACTCATCGTCCGGCGCGACATCCCCGACGACCGGGACCACCCCTTCACGGCGGCCGACATCCAGAACATCAGCGAGGCAGGGGTGCCGGTCGCTGATGTGGCGACCACCGCGGACGGGATCCGTGCGGCGTTCGGGATCCCCGCCTACGGCAGCGGGTCGGCGTCGTTCCAGCCCCTCGGCACCGTGCACGGGATGCTCATCCTCGTCGCCCCCGGCCGGTCCTGGTTCCCGACCGGCGAGCCCAGCGGCACGTCACGGCTCGAGGTCGCGATCGAGGCGGACCGGGACGGGCGGTTCAGCCCCGCGCCAGGGATCGTGCTCACGTCCCGGCGCGGAACAACCCTCTGA
- the rlmB gene encoding 23S rRNA (guanosine(2251)-2'-O)-methyltransferase RlmB, translating into MAKIGRSGAVRKHKKGASVGTGGHGRKSLEGKGPTPKAEDRTYHKAHKNKILAERAAAKRAGGDNRAPRRASGPKGRATEEFVTGRNSVVEALRAGIPAKTLYVAIRIDVDDRVKEVLKLAAERGVPILEAGKPELDRLTEDAVHQGLALQVPPYDYADPYDLAEETIEAWRKGHIANAPLFVALDGITDPRNLGAIIRSVSAFSGHGVVVPERRAAGMTAAAWKTSAGAATRVPVARAGNLNNTLKAFQEMGIFVLGLDGDGEVSLPDLELATEPICLVVGSEGKGLSRLVREHCDQIVSVPIDSAMESLNAGMAVAISLYEVSRRRSHT; encoded by the coding sequence ATGGCCAAGATCGGCCGTTCCGGCGCTGTCCGTAAGCACAAGAAGGGCGCCTCCGTGGGTACTGGGGGCCATGGCCGCAAGTCGCTCGAAGGCAAGGGCCCCACGCCCAAGGCAGAGGACCGCACCTATCACAAGGCGCACAAGAACAAGATCCTCGCCGAGCGCGCCGCCGCCAAGCGCGCCGGGGGAGACAATCGTGCCCCGCGGCGTGCCAGCGGTCCCAAGGGCCGTGCCACCGAAGAATTCGTGACCGGCCGCAACTCCGTGGTCGAGGCGCTGCGCGCGGGCATCCCCGCCAAGACGCTGTACGTGGCCATCCGCATCGACGTCGATGATCGCGTCAAGGAGGTCCTGAAGCTCGCCGCCGAACGCGGGGTGCCGATCCTCGAAGCCGGCAAGCCGGAACTGGACCGCCTCACCGAGGACGCCGTCCACCAGGGTCTCGCTCTGCAGGTTCCTCCGTACGACTACGCGGATCCCTACGATCTCGCCGAAGAGACCATCGAAGCCTGGCGCAAGGGCCACATCGCCAACGCGCCGCTCTTCGTCGCGCTGGACGGCATCACCGATCCGCGCAACCTCGGCGCCATCATCCGGTCCGTCTCCGCCTTCAGCGGTCACGGCGTCGTGGTGCCCGAGCGCCGTGCCGCGGGCATGACGGCCGCCGCCTGGAAGACCAGCGCGGGCGCGGCCACCCGTGTCCCCGTCGCACGGGCCGGCAACCTGAACAACACCCTGAAGGCGTTCCAGGAGATGGGCATCTTCGTGCTCGGCCTGGACGGCGACGGCGAAGTCTCCCTGCCCGACCTCGAGCTGGCCACCGAGCCGATCTGTCTCGTGGTCGGTTCCGAGGGCAAGGGCCTGAGCCGCCTGGTCCGCGAGCACTGCGACCAGATCGTCTCCGTCCCGATCGACTCCGCCATGGAGTCCCTCAACGCAGGCATGGCCGTCGCCATCTCCCTGTACGAAGTCTCCCGGCGCCGATCCCACACCTGA
- a CDS encoding response regulator transcription factor, whose product MSRILIVEDEESFSDPLSYLLGKEGFEVEVVDNGLDAITEFDRNGADLVLLDLQLPGQSGTEVCRQLRQRSSVPVIMLTAKDSEIDKVVGLELGADDYVTKPYSSRELVARVRAVLRRQGEPEELITTTVQAGPVRMDIERHVVSVGGEQVSLPLKEFELLEMLLRNSGRVLTRGQLIDRVWGSDYVGDTKTLDVHVKRLRSKIEPDPSAPRYLVTVRGLGYKFEP is encoded by the coding sequence GTGAGCCGCATTCTGATTGTGGAGGACGAAGAGTCCTTCAGCGACCCGTTGTCCTACCTGCTCGGCAAGGAGGGCTTCGAGGTGGAGGTCGTGGACAACGGCCTCGATGCCATCACCGAATTCGACCGGAATGGCGCGGATCTGGTGCTGCTGGATCTTCAGCTGCCCGGCCAGTCCGGCACCGAGGTGTGCCGGCAGCTCCGCCAGCGCTCCTCCGTCCCGGTCATCATGCTGACGGCCAAGGATTCCGAGATCGACAAGGTGGTGGGCCTGGAGCTGGGCGCGGACGACTACGTCACCAAGCCCTACTCCTCCCGTGAGCTGGTGGCCCGTGTGCGGGCCGTGCTGCGCCGTCAGGGCGAGCCGGAGGAGCTCATCACCACCACGGTCCAGGCGGGTCCGGTGCGCATGGACATCGAACGGCACGTGGTCAGTGTCGGCGGTGAGCAGGTATCCCTGCCGCTCAAGGAATTCGAGCTTCTGGAGATGCTCCTGAGGAATTCCGGCCGTGTGCTGACCCGTGGCCAGCTGATCGACCGGGTGTGGGGCTCCGACTACGTGGGCGACACCAAGACCCTCGACGTGCACGTCAAGCGTCTGCGCAGCAAGATCGAACCGGACCCCTCCGCCCCCCGGTACCTGGTGACCGTCCGCGGGCTGGGCTACAAGTTCGAGCCGTGA
- the ispF gene encoding 2-C-methyl-D-erythritol 2,4-cyclodiphosphate synthase, with protein MIVPRTGVGVDAHAYAPEDAPRPLWLAGLHWPGERGLDGHSDADVVAHAAADALFSAAGLGDLGTHFGTGRPEFAGASGVRLLTEAARIVREAGFGIGNIAVQLLGNRPKFSPRRLEAEAVLTEAAGAPVSVSATTTDGLGFLGRGEGLTAVATALVYPLPADGV; from the coding sequence ATGATCGTCCCGCGCACCGGCGTCGGCGTCGACGCTCACGCCTACGCCCCTGAGGACGCGCCCCGGCCGCTGTGGCTCGCCGGGCTCCACTGGCCCGGCGAACGGGGTCTGGACGGGCACTCCGACGCGGACGTGGTGGCGCACGCCGCCGCCGACGCCCTCTTCTCCGCGGCCGGCCTCGGCGACCTCGGCACGCACTTCGGCACGGGCCGCCCCGAATTCGCCGGCGCCTCGGGTGTCCGGTTGCTCACCGAGGCCGCACGGATCGTGCGGGAGGCGGGATTCGGGATCGGCAACATCGCCGTCCAGCTCCTCGGGAACCGGCCGAAGTTCTCCCCGCGGCGGCTCGAAGCGGAAGCGGTGCTGACGGAAGCCGCCGGAGCGCCCGTCAGCGTGTCCGCGACCACCACGGACGGGCTCGGTTTCCTCGGCCGCGGTGAAGGGCTCACCGCGGTGGCCACGGCACTCGTCTATCCGCTCCCGGCGGACGGGGTCTGA
- a CDS encoding CarD family transcriptional regulator has protein sequence MVFEVGETVVYPHHGAAKIEEIKMRTIKGVEKMYLKLRVAQGDLTIEVPAENVDLVGVRDVVGKEGLEHVFDVLRAEFTEEPTNWSRRYKANLEKLASGDVIKVAEVVRDLWRRDQDRGLSAGEKRMLSKARQILISELALAEKTDEEHAANVLDEVLASDVKAS, from the coding sequence ATGGTTTTTGAAGTCGGCGAGACGGTTGTTTACCCTCACCACGGCGCAGCGAAGATCGAAGAGATCAAGATGCGCACCATCAAGGGCGTTGAGAAGATGTACCTCAAGCTCCGCGTAGCCCAGGGCGACCTCACCATTGAGGTTCCCGCCGAGAACGTCGATCTGGTGGGCGTTCGGGATGTCGTGGGCAAGGAAGGCCTGGAGCACGTCTTCGACGTACTCCGCGCCGAGTTCACCGAAGAACCCACCAACTGGTCCCGCCGTTACAAGGCGAATCTGGAGAAGCTGGCTTCCGGTGACGTGATCAAGGTCGCCGAGGTCGTGCGTGATCTCTGGCGTCGTGACCAGGACCGCGGCCTGTCCGCGGGGGAGAAGCGGATGCTGTCGAAGGCGCGTCAGATCCTCATCTCCGAGCTGGCCCTGGCGGAGAAGACGGATGAGGAGCACGCTGCGAACGTTCTGGACGAGGTTCTCGCCTCGGACGTGAAGGCTTCCTAG